The Styela clava chromosome 11, kaStyClav1.hap1.2, whole genome shotgun sequence genome includes the window cgtatgctttcagctcatattgaattacttccgtagctattgtataaccataattatagcaaaatatgcaatcctacgactttgtgtcggatgaacaagttcaataagcagccatggcgtactgattacgtagctacgcaatagcgatcacgtgtctggcgccacgaagacgggactacgtgcagtcgagacgacttgcgtagcaaattgcgtgagatgacaatttcggaaaatcgtgttcttgacagatcaactgacgaatttcgatgaagctttaaacctttttattatgtcaacttagagacaccggatgcgtataatgaatattgaaattgcatttggaaatacttcatttgcacgccaatattagttcaaatatccacacaaataagtatttgctcgctataaataccagattgaatgaaatgtttgccgAGGCAAGTAAAGACTTCGAATTTCATCGTTTACTGACTGAACCCACCAAATCTGGAAGCGCCCGACGAAAACTCAGGAGCAATACTAAGATACAAACGCACCTGAAATGTATTACGCATGTTTCGGTATTATCCGACACatcagtcgtaggtgaaagaactcacctacacatgcgtatcttgtcggaattgctctctcatgctattataacataagttggaGATAACTTGTCTTaatctctcattgcgataaagattcaattcgaacattttatacagcaatcagaatcattttattatacgaaaatatcaaattcgaacaaagaaaacaaaattgtttactagcataaaaatatatccttcattcgctatatattccaataacattaataatggccaattattgtcactcacaaggataacatattgcaaaataaacaaagtagtcacattgcatattcatacaactgtaacacATATGTATCTCTATGACCTCGTCACCATTACAATACGTCGAAAGTATTGAAATCGGCCTCTTATCTTGCCATAGTAGTGCGAGTGATTCAACAACTGGATacattttcaatgtaaaaatagattATGGTAATCCAAACTTGGAACAACTTCCACCCGGCGTCACAAAAACTTCGAATTTAGTTTTGCAACTAATGGAAAGTCATCTGGATAGAGGATATCACGTATTTGTTGATAGGTATGTTGATTATTCGGTATTGATAAGACAAATTAGATAATTTATGTCTCGGCGCCATACTGCGTTCTATTTTAGATAACGAATCATTGTCGGATATATCAATCAATTGCATAAACTGTTTTATCACAAccaatttttgataatattcatttttaatttagactCTATAACTCTGTCGCATGTCGCCGAGGAATTGCAGCGAAGGAAAACATCGATAACGGGAACAGTCATGGCAAACCGGAAGGGACTTCCagcagaaataaaaacaaaactaaagaaaGGGGAAATCATCTCACTACGAAAAGGACAATTACTCGCACTACTATGGCAAGATAAGAGGCCGATTTCAATACTTTCGACGTATTGTAATGGTGACGAGGTCATAGAGATACATATgtgttacagttgtatgaatatgcaatgtgactactttgtttattttgcaatatgttatccttgtgagtgacaataattggccattattaatgttattggaatatatagcgaatgaaggatatatttttatgctagtaaacgattttgttttctttgttcaaatttgatattttcgtataataaaatgattctgattgctgaataaaatgttcgaattgaatctttatcgcaatgagagatcaatacaagttatcatcaacttatgttataatagcatgagagagcaattccgacaagatacgcgtgtgtaggtgagttctttcacctacgactgaagTGTCGGAATGAACGATAACCGATGACACCGCTTGGTTCGCCCCTTTcccgatgaatcaaaaactaaatacgagagagaatgaataggagagaactctctcgttttcacctcggcacggaacggtaaaattgaaaaaactgatcttggcatcgaaagtgttaatcaaacagcaataaatGTCTAAAGCAATAACCAAAGTAACACTTTCAGACATAAGCAACACCAACTGAGCTGTGCCCCAGGCTACTGAGTGCACATGGCCACATCACCTTCACAGGTTGTTAGTCGTGATCAGTCACCTGCAACTGATGACATCAATGGTTATGCTCAACCATCTGGGaaaatgctagttgccagaaatactGTTAACAATGaatgatacagaaaaaattacttcaaaaatGAATGATACAGGTTGGGCTCAACCCACCTCTGGCTACGCCCCATCTACTCTGATCAGACTCGCCAGCACTTTCCTAAACTTTGTGAACATTTTCTCTGTGAAGCAGCAAATATTCAGTAATTAATGCATTAATCCAATACTACAGGGGTCTCAAAGATACCATGAAGCGTCAAAGCCATCAAGTGCTTGCATTATGAACAAAGTTCCAATTATATCATTGCGAGATTTGTGTGAGACTCCGGTAACTTCCAGCAAACCTCATCAAGGATCTATCTCTTCTCAAGTGATGAGAGAAAACAAAATGATGAATAATCTGGCTATGCATGCTGTGACTAGTGGAAGGTTAGTAGTATAgtacagggctactcaactatttttccCAAAGATCCATATATAAAACTTAAAAAGTTACTACGGTCCGGGAATATGTTTCACAGAGCACCTAATCATAGTTTCAgtgcagtggtttccaaaccgAGGCCTGTGTAGGCCTATTGATATAATATAGCCCGTCGAACTTAAGTGAAAAAGTTTAACACTTTACCTTTTTGCATTCTAGATACAGTCATTTGTAACATTATTATCACAGTTTGAGCATTTGTATATTCTTAACCATCAATCATACCGGTATTTTAATTATACGTACTGGTACTAAAATCTAGCCACTTGCGGGTGCTCTCTCGACCTGGGAATGTCCTTGCTCTTTTAATTTTGGCCTTTTGGGTAAGTGCCTCTAACTTTAAGTTTATAGAATTAACAGATACCGTTTCATGGAAAACTGGAAAATTACGAAAAATCAGCATCCTTAACACGCACATTCCCTGGCCAGTGATTATTCCATTTCCATCATGGTCAAATGCAAAAAGATTGAacgataaaatataaaataagaagAATTGAATTGAAAAGGAAACCACATATTCGAAGTTAATCCGGATCGTATCGCCAAAGCCAAGAAGCAGTTGCGGCTCGATTTGAATACCCAAATGATTCGGTTCCGAGCCGCGGTCTGCCATTCTGTTAACCAGTGGTTcctaacatttttaaatatatttatcccTTTGCCATCTCTTTATTTCGCCATCACCATTCATTCAGAAAGTTATGTTCTTGTTCTTTCTTGGATTCTTAGCTAGTGTTTGTTACTCATGTCTCTGGTTAAGCATAGTTCAATGGTTTATAATGTATGCGAAATTATTTATTAcaattagggctgtccaaaatcgaatatttttttgattcgaatcgaaccgaatatttttctcgaatcgaataatcgaatattattgcgcaatcctaaatttgtctctaatgtacaataaaaacttcCTCTTCAATATTGTGCTAACGTGTGTGCAGTTACAtctaaattattgcaaatacTTTGCATAACTATGTTTCCAGAGTTATAAAAGGAGGTCACAAGCCTccttgaactggtcaaaaaattaGGGTTTCAAAAATTATCAAGTTTTAAGAGTTGGAAATTGCACAGACTCTTTTAATGCTCGTAGTTGCTATTTTAGTCCTATAATCATTAGTATTAtaactcaatattttttgtgtaattttcagtaaaatgataaacaactattaatatagatataactgttgcccaaaaaattcaaaactgcATTTCGGGAACTCACAAATTcagagctagtttgatgacaataaTATTTGATGACCATATTGTCgctgtacaacagccatcaactcACAAGAGagcaaatataataaatggaTGAAACAAAGTATTGCCATtagaagaaattacaaattctatCGGAAAAAGATATTGGACCTCCAAAACGTGTTTCAgtcctgtaccatgttcctataaTTACTGACTCAACAGCTACAAAtcgattttatttatagaaCTGGCGTTTTTGGCTGACACAAAATTTGACTTTTTCTTCTTGTGTTCTCTCAAAAAACGTCATCTTTTAATCATTGTTACCGATAACTCTTCATTTATGACCATGCATGGAATGGATAATTACATATCACCGGGCAATAGGAGAGACCTTTTTACAGCAAAGAAAGCGATAGAAACATGTTTTTGCTTGCCGGGTGAAAAACGCGGTGCAAAGGTGGTCGTGAGGTGCAATATGTACCAAATTTTAGCGATTCGTAAATTGGCCGAAAAATgcttcgaataatttgcgattcgattcgatttcgaatattcggtTCGCTCGGACAGCcctaattacaataatactaaaaacttcaaactttgTTAGTGAGACTACACCAAATACAAAGTATTATTTACCCCcccaaaataattaaattttcggGGAGGAATTGTTGAAGTTTCATTTACTccccaaaaacaaaaaatttctcTGAGTTTCTACTCTTTAGCtctaaaaaatatctaataaaataaattcaaatcttATCTATTGTAGAAAAAACACAGACACTTTTGGAATTTCCCATGACAACACTTCACAAACAACTAGATCTGGCGGCGCTTCACGTCAAAAAGCCATGAGTCATGTTGCATCACAAAGAATGGGGTTATCGGAATCAATTAGTAATTTTAATCAAACGATGAGTCGAGCTTCGTTGCAAAAATCTGATCCAGCAGTTTCAAGATCAAAAAGCTCTGTTGCATCACGAAGAGTGGGTTCTGTTTCAAAAGCGTCAAGTCATGCTATGTCACAACAAGTTAAGTCAGCGCGATCAGTGACTTATTCAGCCTCTTCTATGATACGGAATTTGCCAAAATCAAACAAGTCAACCGTGAAAAAGTCAGAATCGAAGCATGATCTTGCAGTAGGGAGTTATGGTGGCAACAGCAGTGACGAGTTCAAGAAttcttccaaaaataaaaagcaaagaCCAATCTGTGAAATAGTCAAAGGTGAGTCACCGTTAGTGCTACCACAGGACCTTTTTTAGCAAAATGAAGCAAATAACATGTCTAATTTGAAAATAGGACTGGTGGAAGAATTATTCATACTGGCTGCATGGCCTTTGACCCACAACCATCGCTAACTCTATATAACTGTATATTTGAATAATGGATGTCAATGAACAAAGtatggacctcctgaagtattgcgcaccaagatggcgcacaaccagaactcaggttgtgtaccaggttagggttcaggtcgtgcgacatcttggtgcgcatacttcaggagtacccaaagtATATTATTAACATCAACAAAAATATAGCCTCATATCTAGCACTCAACTTATAAAGAGGATATAGTTGGCTGAGCATGGTTCACCATCAGTCACTAGTATCTGATGACCTCAAGTACAACTGCTCATGCTGAGCCTTTTTGGAGAACAATACAGATGCCAGAAATATGAATAACATTATAAACGAACCAACCCAATGATCTGATTCTTTCGAGCTTCTATTTGGACCGAATTTTCTGGCATCTCTCCTTTCATTTTAACACTCTAAGATTGAGCATTTCTGAatacaatataatttttagaaGCCGGGAACACTAGTGTTGAGTGGAAGGACATTGTTCCAGAGACTCAGGCCGTTCTAAACAATTCTACTCTCAATCCACTTGATGTTGATGCAAACATCTCCACTGATTTGATGCTTTCTTGTCTGCATGGAGAAGGTCTGTCTAACTTTGTATTGGATTGTTGTTAATAGGAGATTTATTTAACATGTTTTCTTTGTTATGGTATATTCTTGCCTTGACTCTGAACTAGGCTCTGAACAAGAAGTCAGGGTCAATGTTCTAATCACTACGCTGGCGGCTTCCAAATATTGTgtcgaaaattaacagaagtgtgttaaacataactaatatatgattgaatattcaCATATTGTACATATCATAAATGTTTGATTGTTTTTACTTTAAATGTGGTGTATATGGAttctgcaaacttcaaaagTATGAGCCATAAAGTACAAATtaacaatcacaaaatttgagttttatttataggcagcaattttttttatgtgagtGTGCCATTAGTTTTTTCCTGATGAATAAAAAAGTAAGCACTAGGCCATTTTGTATACAAATTTAATAACCAAAATTCATCAATGTATTTGTTAGATAAGCTCCAGTTACCCTGTGGTTTCCTGAAGGGTTTTTTCCATAGCTAAACAACTGTCTTGTAAAATGTCGTCCCCGTTGTAATACACAGTAATATGTGCTGCATTGGCAGTTTCGTtaagaattttatgagatgtttGTTTTcccatttctaattttatttcctcatgtTTGTTATTTCATTTATGCGATTTAGAACCTCGAAAATCATCTCCAAAACCTGCCAAATCTTCTGAAAAATCAAAGACGAAAACAGCATCTTCTAAGATGGTTTCTGTTGATGTTCATAGGAAAGTTACGAAAAATTCATCAAAAGCTTCACAGAAATGTAAGTGTTTTAAGATATGTTCGATAcaggaaaatgtttttttttcacatttcgaATAGGGGCAGGGTCCGACCCTCAAACCCTAAATATTTCTCTCTaacattatattttgtttttatttttagtgaaTGACTATTTCATCAAGGCAATTAATAGAAAAAATTTCTcttcaactttttattttaagtgaatgactatttcattttatatttttttttagtgaATGACAGCATTTCTCCTGAATTCCCATCTCAAGTTCTATCTGCTGTCATAACAAATCAAAGCCAAAatgcaaatttaaaaaaggtAATATCGTTTTTTATATCTAAAAGCGGAATCCCTATTGGGATTTAGGAGATATAGTTTCTTATAAGAATCGGTTAAAAGCACAAAGTTATGACGTAGAGGTGTCTCTTGGTGTGGTTCA containing:
- the LOC144429905 gene encoding uncharacterized protein LOC144429905 is translated as MTSSPLQYVESIEIGLLSCHSSASDSTTGYIFNVKIDYGNPNLEQLPPGVTKTSNLVLQLMESHLDRGYHVFVDRLYNSVACRRGIAAKENIDNGNSHGKPEGTSSRNKNKTKERGNHLTTKRTITRTTMAR